A stretch of the Erinaceus europaeus chromosome 23, mEriEur2.1, whole genome shotgun sequence genome encodes the following:
- the YJEFN3 gene encoding yjeF N-terminal domain-containing protein 3 isoform X1, which translates to MSAARAAAGAQAPEEERRFLSAVEAAALERELLEDYRFARPQLAELCGQASAVAVTKVWPLPALSRKQRTVLVVCGPEHNGAVGLACARHLRVFVSSGDPGGWGVGASATLTAYPPGVRAQRLLPHALARAAAPRPDHSVREDGHPLPVLPAGRGPAHQRRLRAGGGRRAGPMCAAGCHGGALCAGAGDAQAAVHPGRQPGHPLRLGPRDRRGRGRAAPRRAGVAGGPQALRPRLLGTTPLRGRQVRPRRRAAQVRAAPAPLRRHRVRGPPVPPIN; encoded by the exons ATGAGCGCGGCGCGGGCTGCGGCAGGTGCGCAGGCGCCTGAGGAGGAGCGGCGCTTCCTCAG CGCTGTGGAGGCGGCCGCCCTGGAGCGCGAGCTGCTGGAGGACTACCGCTTTGCGCGGCCGCAGCTGGCGGAGCTGTGTGGACAGGCCAGCGCGGTGGCCGTGACCAAG GTCTGGCCGCTGCCCGCGCTCTCCCGCAAGCAGAGGACCGTGCTGGTGGTGTGCGGCCCGGAGCACAACGGCGCGGTGGGGCTGGCCTGCGCCCGACACCTGCGGGTGTTTGTGAGTAGCGGGGACCCCggcgggtggggtgtgggggcgtCCGCCACGCTGACCGCCTACCCCCCAGGAGTACGAGCCCAGCGTCTTCTACCCCACGCGCTCGCCCGAGCCGCTGCACCGCGACCTGACCACTCAGTGCGAGAAGATGGACATCCCCTTCCTGTCCTACCTGCCGGCCGAG GTCCGGCTCATCAACGACGCCTACGGGCTGGCGGTGGACGCCGTGCTGGGCCCATGTGTGCAGCCGGCTGCCATGGGGGCGCCCTGTGCGCGGGCGCTGGCGACGCTCAAGCTGCTGTCCATCCCGGTCGTCAGCCTGGACATCCCCTCAG GCTGGGACCCAGAGACAGGCGCGGCCGAGGACGGGCTGCGCCCCGACGTGCTGGTGTCGCTGGCGGCCCCCAAGCGCTGCGCCCGCGGCTTCTCGGGACGACACCACTTCGTGGCCGGCAGGTTCGTCCCCGACGACGTGCGGCGCAAGTTCGCGCTGCGCCTGCCCCGCTACGCCGGCACCGAGTGCGTGGCCCCCCTGTCCCCCCAATAAACTAA
- the YJEFN3 gene encoding yjeF N-terminal domain-containing protein 3 isoform X2: MSAARAAAGAQAPEEERRFLSAVEAAALERELLEDYRFARPQLAELCGQASAVAVTKVWPLPALSRKQRTVLVVCGPEHNGAVGLACARHLRVFEYEPSVFYPTRSPEPLHRDLTTQCEKMDIPFLSYLPAEVRLINDAYGLAVDAVLGPCVQPAAMGAPCARALATLKLLSIPVVSLDIPSGWDPETGAAEDGLRPDVLVSLAAPKRCARGFSGRHHFVAGRFVPDDVRRKFALRLPRYAGTECVAPLSPQ, from the exons ATGAGCGCGGCGCGGGCTGCGGCAGGTGCGCAGGCGCCTGAGGAGGAGCGGCGCTTCCTCAG CGCTGTGGAGGCGGCCGCCCTGGAGCGCGAGCTGCTGGAGGACTACCGCTTTGCGCGGCCGCAGCTGGCGGAGCTGTGTGGACAGGCCAGCGCGGTGGCCGTGACCAAG GTCTGGCCGCTGCCCGCGCTCTCCCGCAAGCAGAGGACCGTGCTGGTGGTGTGCGGCCCGGAGCACAACGGCGCGGTGGGGCTGGCCTGCGCCCGACACCTGCGGGTGTTT GAGTACGAGCCCAGCGTCTTCTACCCCACGCGCTCGCCCGAGCCGCTGCACCGCGACCTGACCACTCAGTGCGAGAAGATGGACATCCCCTTCCTGTCCTACCTGCCGGCCGAG GTCCGGCTCATCAACGACGCCTACGGGCTGGCGGTGGACGCCGTGCTGGGCCCATGTGTGCAGCCGGCTGCCATGGGGGCGCCCTGTGCGCGGGCGCTGGCGACGCTCAAGCTGCTGTCCATCCCGGTCGTCAGCCTGGACATCCCCTCAG GCTGGGACCCAGAGACAGGCGCGGCCGAGGACGGGCTGCGCCCCGACGTGCTGGTGTCGCTGGCGGCCCCCAAGCGCTGCGCCCGCGGCTTCTCGGGACGACACCACTTCGTGGCCGGCAGGTTCGTCCCCGACGACGTGCGGCGCAAGTTCGCGCTGCGCCTGCCCCGCTACGCCGGCACCGAGTGCGTGGCCCCCCTGTCCCCCCAATAA